One Microbacterium marinum genomic window, CATCTCGTTCGGCGCGCTCGCGGTCGCCTCGGGGCTCGACGTGTGGCAGGCGTGCGTCCTCAGCCTGCTGATGTTCACCGGCGGATCGCAGTTCGCATTCGTCGGCGTCATCGGCGGTGGCGGCCTCGCGGCGGCGGCGATCGCCTCGGCGAGCCTCCTTGGCGTTCGGAACGTCGCCTACGGCATGCGGATGTCGCCGGTCGTGGGCGAGGGCCGCTGGCGGCGGGCGGCGGCATCCCACTTCACCATCGACGAGTCGACGGCTGTCGCCCTCGCGCAGACAGATGCCGCGGCGCGGCGAGTGGGCTTCTGGGTGACCGGCGTCGGGATCTACCTCGGCTGGAACGCCGCCACGCTCGCGGGAGCGCTCCTCGGTGACGTCCTCGGCGACGTGCGGGCGTATGGACTCGACGCGGCCGCTGCGGCGGCGTTCCTGGCACTGCTGTGGCCGCGACTGCGTCGCCGGCAGGCAGTGGCCGTGGGCGCGGCGGCGGCGATCGTCGCCGCTGTCCTCACCCCGGCGCTCATGCCGGGCATCCCCGTCCTGGTGGCGGCTCTCGTGGCCGTCGTCGTCGGATGGACGAACTGGTGGGGCCGTCGCGATGCGGCATCCGCGCACCCGCAGGACGCAGGATCGGAGGCACGATCGTGACCCTCTGGACCGCGATCCTCGTCGCGTCGATCGTGTGCGTGGCGCTGAAGGCGGTGGGCTACCTGATCCCGCCGTCACTGTTCGACGCGCCGCGACCGGCACGGATCATCGACCTCCTGACGGTCGCGTTGCTCGCGGCGCTCGTCGCCGTCCAGACCCTCGGCGACGCACAGGCGATCATGGTCGACGCGCGCGTCCCGGCGGTCCTGGTCGCGGCAGGCCTGCTGGCGTTGCGCGCACCGTTCCTGGTCGTCGTGGTCGCTGCGGCGGCCGTTGCCGCGGGGCTTCGCTGGTTCGGCTGGGCGATCTGACCAGCGGTCCGACGTACAGTGGGGGAGTGAGCTCCACCCTCGTCCGCATCGCCACGTGGCTCATGGCCGCGGTCATCGGATTCGTCTACGGCGTCGCCGCGGTGATCGGACAGGCGGCGATGTGGGGTGTCGTCCCGGTCGGTCTCCTCACCGCCGCGATCGGCTTGGTCGCGCTGCTGGTGGCGGTCCGTTCACTGACGGGCGAGCGTACGTCGTCGCTGGCGGCGGGAGTCGGCGCGCTGATCGCGACGGTCGTCCTCTCGGGGCGGGGCCCGGGCGGGTCGGTCGTGGTGCCGGCGGCTTCCGAAGGCGAGATCACGACGGGAGTCATCTGGACGTTCGCCGTGCCGCTGCTGGCGGCTCTCATCGTCGCGTGGCCCTCGGCGTCCACCCCCCGGCCGAAGAACTAGACTCGTCCTGTGACGTATGTGATCGCCCTGCCGTGCGTGGATGTGAAAGACCGTGCCTGTATCGACGAATGCCCCGTCGACTGCATCTACGAGGGTGAGCGCTCGCTGTACATCCACCCGGACGAGTGCGTCGACTGCGGCGCCTGCGAGCCCGTGTGTCCCGTCGAGGCGATCTATTACGAGGACGACCTGCCCGACGAGTGGCAGGACTACTACAACGCGAATGTTGAGTTCTTCGAGGACATCGGCTCGCCCGGCGGCGCCGCCAAGGTCGGTGTGATCGCGAAGGATCACCCGATCATCGCCGCTCTGCCGCCGCAGGCGCACTGAGCTCCGGATGAGCGTCCACGACCTGGCGGACTACCCGTGGGACTCGGTCGCCCCGTACGCGGCGCGCGCACGCGCGCACCCGGACGGCATCGTCGACCTGTCCATCGGCTCTCCCGTCGATGCCACGCCGGCGGTCGTCGCGGACGCGCTCCGCGCGGCGACCGATGCGCACGCCTACCCGCAGACGGTCGGCACCCCCGCCCTGCGCGCGGCGATCGTCGACTGGTACGCGCGTCGGCGCGGCGTCCCGGGCCTCACGACGGACCACGTCCTGCCGACTGTGGGGTCCAAGGAGCTCGTGGCGCTGCTGCCGCTCCTGTTGGGTCTCGGAGCAGGAGACGTCGTCGTCCATCCTCGCGCCGCCTACCCGTCCTACGAGGTCGGCGCCCGCCTGGTGGGGGCCACGCCGCTCGCCGCCGATGACCCGGCCGACTGGCCCGAGGGCACCCGGCTGGTTTGGCTGAACTCGCCCGGCAACCCCGATGGCCGGGTCGTCGATGTATCCGAGTTGCGCGCCGCGGTGGCCCGTGCCCGCGAGCTCGGCGCGGTCATCGCGTCCGACGAGTGCTATGCAGAACTGGGCTGGGACGCGCCGTGGGCGGATGCCGCGGTGCCGAGCATCCTCGATCCGCGTGTCACGCGCGGGGACACGTCGGGCCTGTTGTCGGTGTACTCGCTCAGCAAGCAGTCCAACCTCGCCGGTTACCGGGCCGCCTTCATCGCCGGCGACCCCGATCTCATCGCGCCGATGCTGACCGCCCGCAAGCACCTCGGCCTGATGGTCCCGGCTCCCGTGCAGGCCGCGATGGCGGCAGCGCTCGGGGACGACGCGCACGTCGATGCGCAGCGCGAGCGCTACCGTGCGCGACGCGCACTGTTGCGCCCGGCCTTGGAATCGGCCGGTTTCCGCATCGACCACAGCGAGGCGGGACTCTACCTGTGGGCGACGGCGGGGGAGGACGCCTGGTCCACGCTCGATCACCTGGCCGACCTCGGCATCCTCGCTGGCCCCGGCCATTTCTACGGGGCGCACCATCCGGAGCACGTCCGCTTCTCGCTGACCGCACCCGACGAGCGGATCCAGGCCGCCGCCCGCCGACTGGCCGGTTCGTAGCATTCCTCTCGCAGATCCGGTGATCCGTTGGCGGCGTCAGGAGAGGCGCTGTCGCACCGTTAGGCTGTAAAGACCGCTCCCGACGACCGCAAGGAGGCTTCGTGACTAACGCGGACACCCCCCAGATGGCCACCGTCACCGTTGGTGACAAGACCGCGAATCTTCCGCTCATCGCCGGAAGCGAAGGGGTTCCGAGTGTCGACTTCGCGACGTTCACGAAGCAGACCGGCCACACCGCACTCGACTACGGCTTCGTCAACACCGCCTCGACCAAGTCCGCGGTCACCTACATCGACGGCGATCAGGGCATCCTGCGCTACCGCGGGTACCCCATCGAGCAGCTCGCGAAGCACAGCACGTACCTCGAAGTCGCCTGGCTGCTGATCTACGGCGAACTGCCCACCGCCGACGAGCTCGCGGGCTGGGACGAAAAGATCCGCCGCCACACGCTTCTGCACGAGGACCTGAAGCACTTCTTCTCGGCGCTGCCGCACACCGCCCACCCGATGTCGGTGCTCTCGGCGGCCACGGCTGCACTGTCGACGTACTACGAGGGCCAGAGCGACCCGCACAATCCCGAGCACGTCGAGCTCAACACGATCCGCATGCTCGCAAAGCTGCCGGTCATCGCGGCCTACGCGCACAAGAAGAGCATCGGGCAGGCGTTCCTGTACCCCGACAACTCGCTGAGCTTCGTTGACAACTTCCTGAAGCTCAACTTCGGCAATCACGCCGAGAAGTACGAGATCAACCCGGTGATGTCGCGAGCGCTCGAGCGACTGCTCATCCTGCACGAGGACCACGAGCAGAACGCGTCCACCTCGACGGTGCGTCTCGTCGGTTCCACCGGCGCGAACCAGTTCTCCTCGATCTCGGCGGGTATCAACGCCCTCTACGGCCCGCTCCACGGCGGCGCCAACGAGGCGGTCCTCGACATGCTGGCGCGCATCCGCGACTCCGGCGAGAGCGTCCAGCGGTTCGTCGAGCGTGTCAAGAACAAGGAAGACGGCGTGAAGCTCATGGGCTTCGGGCACCGGGTCTACAAGAATTACGACCCGCGCGCCAAGCTGGTGAAGGAGTCCGCGGACGAGGTCCTGCGTGAGCTCGGTGTCACCGACCCGCTGCTCGCCCTCGCCAACGAGCTCGAGGACATCGCCCTCAACGACGAGTACTTCAAGGAGCGGCGGCTCTACCCCAACGTCGACTTCTACACCGGTGTGATCTACAAGGCGATGGGCTTCCCCACGCGGATGTTCACGCCGCTGTTCGCGATCGGGCGTCTGCCCGGCTGGCTCGCGCACTGGCGAGAGATGCAGCAGGACCCGCAGACGAAGATCGGCCGCCCGCAGCAGCTGTACGTCGGCGCGACCGAGCGCGACTACCCGCTTCACGGCTGATCGCGCGCTGACCCCCGCGGTCGGGCGACGCGCGCTACAGTGTCGCCATGACGATGCTCTGGGGGGAGTTCATCCCGACCGACGAGATCCCGTTCGATGACACCGGGGTCGGACCGTTCTACGACAACGGCATGGCCGCCGCGCAGAACGGCTTCGGCGCCCTGCTCGGGCTGGTCGTGGTGGTGGCGATCGCCGGCGTGATCTTCTCCGCGGTGGTGGGGATGCGCAAGTACCGCGTCCTGAAGGACGCCGGCGTCGATCCCCTGACGGTGGATGCCGCGATCGCCGCAAAGGTGCTCCGCAGCGACGTCCTCGCACCCGCGACACCGACGGTCACGCCGACGCCGGAGAAGACGCTGGAGGAGCGGCTCGCAGAGCTCGACGACCTCCATGCCCGCGGCGTCATCTCCGACGACGAGCACCGCGACGCGCGCAGCGCCGCCCTGCGGGGCTGAGTCGACGCGACGGGATCAGCGCGTCGGACTCAGGCGTGGAGCTCCGCGTTGAGCGTCACGCCGACACCGTCGCGCCGGACCGCTTCGACGGCGCCCGACAGCGAATTGCGCCGGAAGAGGATGCCGTTCTGGCCCGAGAGCTGGGCGCCCTTCACGACCGGTCGTGAGCCGTCGTGGAGCGGCGCCTCCGCCGAGAGGACGATCTTCGTGCCGGCGGTGACGTACAGTCCCGCTTCCACGATGCAGTCGTCCCCGAGCGAGATGCCGATGCCCGCGTTCGCGCCGAGGAGGGTGCGGGCGCCGATGGAAACCCGGTGCGTGCCGCCGCCGGAGAGCGTTCCCATGATGGATGCTCCGCCGCCGATGTCGCTGCCGTCCCCGACCACCACGCCCTGCGAGATGCGTCCTTCGACCATCGAGGCGCCCAGCGTCCCGGCGTTGAAGTTCACGAAGCCCTCGTGCATCACCGTCGTGCCGGGGGCGAGGTGTGCGCCGAGGCGGACACGTGAGGCATCGGCGATCCGGACGCCGGCGGGCGTCACGTAATCGGTGAGGCGCGGGAACTTATCCACTCCCTGCACCTGGATGCCGGCGCGCTGCAGCGACGGTCGGAGCCGCTCGAGGTCGTCGGGGTGCACGGGGCCTGCGTTGGTCCAGGCGACGTTGGGGAGGTGTCCGAAGATGCCGGTGAGATCGAGTTCGTTGGGGGCGACCAGACGGTGCGAGAGGGCATGCAGACGCAGGTAGGCGTCTGAGGTGCTCGCGGGCGCGGCGTCGAGATCGATGTCGACGACGACGACCTCGAGGGTCACGTCCCGGCGCTCGTCGGCTCCGGCCGCGGCATCCAGCACGGCGGTGTCGGGGGCTGCCGGCGCAGCCCCGAGGGCGGGAGCCGGGAACCAGGTGTCCAGCACCGTCCCGTTCGAGCTCCGCGTCGCCAGTCCAATACCCCACACATGCCGCAAGTCACTCACTCCTCCAGCGTATCGGGCGCGCTCGGGTGCGCCGTCGCGGGAGGCGCTCTGATCGCCGTCGATAGACTGGGCGCCATGCCCACCACGCTCGATCTCCGCGCGTCCTCCGTCGATCTGACCCGCGCTCTCTGCGACGTCCCGAGCGTGTCGGGCGATGAGACGCCCCTCGCCGACGCCATCTTCGCGGCGCTGGAGGGGCTGGACCACCTCGACGTGTACCGCGACGGCGACACGATCGTCGCGCGGACCGCTCTCGGTCGTGCGCAGCGCGTCGCGATAGCCGGTCACATCGACACCGTGCCCATCAACGGCAACGTTCCCACCCGCGACATCGAGATCGATGGCCAGCCGTACCTCTGGGGGCGGGGAACGGTCGACATGAAGGCTGGCGTCGCCGTTCAGCTGAAACTCGCGGCCGAGCTCACCGACCCCCGCGTCGACCTCACCTGGATGTGGTACGACCACGAGGAAGTCGCTGCCGAACTCAACGGGCTCACGCGGCTCGCGGCATCCCGTCCCGATCTGTTCGCCGCCGACTTCGCGATCCTCGGCGAACCCTCCAACGGGCAGGTCGAAGGGGGATGCAACGGCAACCTCCGCGCCATCGTCCGCACCTCCGGAGTACGCGCACACAGTGCGCGTGCGTGGATCGGCGAGAACGCGATCCACAAAGCCGCCCCCATCCTCGCCCGGCTGGCCGAGTATCGACCCCGGGAGGTCTCGGTCGAGGGTCTGGTCTACCGCGAAGGTCTGAATGCGGTGCGGATCGGCGGCGGAATCGCCGGCAACGTCATCCCCGACGCCTGCGAGGTGGAAGTCAACTACCGCTTCGCGCCCAACAAGGACGGCGCAGCCGCCGAGGCGCACGTCAGGGACGTCCTCGCAGGGTTCGAGGTGGAGATCGTCGACCTCGCCGAGGGCGCGCGGCCCGGCCTCGATGCGCCGCTCGCGCAGGAGTTCGTCGCCGCTGTCGGCGCCGTGCCGCAGCCGAAGTACGGCTGGACCGACGTCGCACGGTTCTCGGCGATGGGCGTGCCGGCCGTCAACTACGGCCCGGGTGATCCGCACCTCGCGCACCACGACGAGGAGCGCGTGCCGCTCGCTCAGATCGAGGATGTGGAGCGGGGTCTGCGGGCATGGCTCACCGGCGCCTGACCTCGCCCGCGGTATCGGCGGGGCTCGTCGCCCTCATCTATCTCCTCGCCCGTAGCCTGACCACCCTCTTCTTCTGGTTCGCGGCAGAACTCTCCGGGCCGAACTCCCGCTTCGGTGCCGACGCCACCGTCGGCTCCCTCGCCATGGGGTGGGACAGTCAGTGGTACTGGCTGATCGCGGCATCCGGATACCCGACCGAGCTCCCACTGTCGGAGTCGGGCCAGGTGGCCGAGAACGCATGGGCGTTCATGCCGGTGTACCCGACGTTGTCGCAGGCCCTGGGTGCACTCCTGGGCGGGTACCCGGCGGCCGCGATCACCGTGTCGCTCGTGGCCGGATACCTCGCCGCCCTCACGCTGTTCCACCTGCTCCGGCCACGCATCGGTGCAGGAGCCTCCCTCTGGGCGGTGGCGTTCTTCGCGAACGGACCGCTCGCGGCGCTCTTCCAGATGGGTTACGCGGAGTCGCTCTTCCTCCTCTGGCTGCTCCTCGCACTGTGGGCGCTCACCCGTCGCTCGTTCGGCTGGCTCTACGTCCTCGTTCCGCTGATGGGCTACACCAGGCCGGGCGTCCTGGCCTTCGCGCTGCTGCTCGGCCTCTACGGGATCGCACGATGGTTCGGGCGGTCCGGCGACCCGCTGCCGCGGCGGCAGATCATCCACATCGTCGCGCTCGGCGCGCTCGCGACCGTCGTCGGATTCTCGTGGCAGGTGATCGCGGGCGTCGTGACGGGCGACCCGTCCGCCTATCTCGAGACAGAGCTCGCGTGGCGGCGCAGCTGGGTCGGCGAGGAGGAGGGCTTCGTACCGTTCGGGGGCTTCGTGACCGCGGCCGGGATGTGGTTCGGGCTGTGGGGACTTCCCGAGGTCCTCGGGTACCTCTGCCTGGGCGCCCTCGTGGCGGGAGCGGCCGCGGCACTCCTCTGGTCGCGCCGCGTACGGCTCCAGGGCATGGAGATCCGGCTGTGGGCAGCCAGCTACCTCGTCTACCTCCTCGCGGTGTTCTTCCCGCAGTCGAGCGTCTTCCGTCTTCTCCTTCCGCTCACCCCGATGGTCGGCGCGTTCGCCGCGCCGCGGTCACGATGGTGGCGGTTCGGTGTCCTCGCCGCCTGCCTCCTCGGCCAGTGGTGGTGGATCCACGAGATGCTCGCCCTCGGCGACACCTACTTCCGCATCCCGTGACGGGGGATGTCGGCGACCGCTTTCCCTGCGCCGAACCGGTTCAGCCCACCCGGTAGACTTATCCGGTAGGCCGAAGACGAAAGGGAGCCCCACAATGGCAGCCATGAAGCCGCGCACCGGAGACGGACCTATGGAAGCCGTCAAGGAGGGCCGCCTCATCATCGTGCGTGTCCCGCTCGAGGGGGGTGGACGCCTGGTCGTGTCCGTCAACGACGATGAGGCGAAGGAACTCCACAGCGTCCTGGCGGGAGTCGTCGGCGCAGCCTGACGTCACCACCACACACGAACGGCCGGTCGGGGGACCGGCCGTTCGTCGTTTCTCGACGCGTCAGGCGTCGGGGGCGACCGTCGTCAGCTGCAGGAGTCCCTCGCCGACGATGGAGAGCGCGCCGAGGACTGCAGGCGAGGACTGCGTCTCCTGGATGAGTGAACGGTAGGCCGTCTCGAGCGGACCGCGACGCACCGGGTCGGCCACGGCACCGCCGGCGAGCACGCGGGGGACGAGGACCGTCCCGCCCGAGCGGACCAGACGCAGGCCGTGCTCCACGTATTCGATCACGCCCTCGGGATCGGCATCGACCAGCACGATGTCGTAGGAGGCCTCGTTCATGCGGGGGAGGACGTCCGCCGCCCGCCCGGTGATGAACCGTGCCCGTGCCGCGGGGATCTTCGCGTCGGCGAACGCGGAGCGGGCGACGGCGAGGTGCTCCGGCTCCTTGTCGATCGTGGTGAGGGTCGCCCGGGGCGAGCCGCGCAGCAGCCAGAGGCCCGAGACGCCGCCGCCGGTGCCGATCTCGACGATGTTGAGGGCGCGACTGGCCGCCGCGATGACCGCGCACTGCGCGCCGACGGCTGCGCTCAACGGGTCGGCGCCGATCTCCAGCGCGTGGGCACGCGCCCGCGCGATCGTGTCGGGCTCGACGATCGCCTCGTCGGCATACCTGCGGGTGGCATCGTATTCGGCCATGGTGGGACCTCCGTGTTCAGCCTAGGCGGCGTCACGCAGCGGACGCCTCAGGCGCACGGGTAACCTGGAAGGCATGTCGAACGGGCTCGATCTGGAGAAGATCCTCCTCATCGCGCTCATCGCCGCCGTCCTGCTGGGGCCGGAGCGGCTGCCCGGGTACGCGGCATCCCTCGGCCGGTTCGCCCGGCGTCTGCGGGAATGGCTCGACGGGGCCCGCACCCGGGTCAAGGAGGAAATGGGTCCCGACTTCGACGAGATCGAGTGGCGCAAGCTCGATCCGCGACAGTACGACC contains:
- a CDS encoding AzlC family ABC transporter permease, with protein sequence MAAQPSPVRRAWREAAGVAIATSAYGISFGALAVASGLDVWQACVLSLLMFTGGSQFAFVGVIGGGGLAAAAIASASLLGVRNVAYGMRMSPVVGEGRWRRAAASHFTIDESTAVALAQTDAAARRVGFWVTGVGIYLGWNAATLAGALLGDVLGDVRAYGLDAAAAAAFLALLWPRLRRRQAVAVGAAAAIVAAVLTPALMPGIPVLVAALVAVVVGWTNWWGRRDAASAHPQDAGSEARS
- a CDS encoding AzlD domain-containing protein, yielding MTLWTAILVASIVCVALKAVGYLIPPSLFDAPRPARIIDLLTVALLAALVAVQTLGDAQAIMVDARVPAVLVAAGLLALRAPFLVVVVAAAAVAAGLRWFGWAI
- a CDS encoding histidinol dehydrogenase: MSSTLVRIATWLMAAVIGFVYGVAAVIGQAAMWGVVPVGLLTAAIGLVALLVAVRSLTGERTSSLAAGVGALIATVVLSGRGPGGSVVVPAASEGEITTGVIWTFAVPLLAALIVAWPSASTPRPKN
- the fdxA gene encoding ferredoxin codes for the protein MTYVIALPCVDVKDRACIDECPVDCIYEGERSLYIHPDECVDCGACEPVCPVEAIYYEDDLPDEWQDYYNANVEFFEDIGSPGGAAKVGVIAKDHPIIAALPPQAH
- the dapC gene encoding succinyldiaminopimelate transaminase, with amino-acid sequence MSVHDLADYPWDSVAPYAARARAHPDGIVDLSIGSPVDATPAVVADALRAATDAHAYPQTVGTPALRAAIVDWYARRRGVPGLTTDHVLPTVGSKELVALLPLLLGLGAGDVVVHPRAAYPSYEVGARLVGATPLAADDPADWPEGTRLVWLNSPGNPDGRVVDVSELRAAVARARELGAVIASDECYAELGWDAPWADAAVPSILDPRVTRGDTSGLLSVYSLSKQSNLAGYRAAFIAGDPDLIAPMLTARKHLGLMVPAPVQAAMAAALGDDAHVDAQRERYRARRALLRPALESAGFRIDHSEAGLYLWATAGEDAWSTLDHLADLGILAGPGHFYGAHHPEHVRFSLTAPDERIQAAARRLAGS
- a CDS encoding citrate synthase produces the protein MATVTVGDKTANLPLIAGSEGVPSVDFATFTKQTGHTALDYGFVNTASTKSAVTYIDGDQGILRYRGYPIEQLAKHSTYLEVAWLLIYGELPTADELAGWDEKIRRHTLLHEDLKHFFSALPHTAHPMSVLSAATAALSTYYEGQSDPHNPEHVELNTIRMLAKLPVIAAYAHKKSIGQAFLYPDNSLSFVDNFLKLNFGNHAEKYEINPVMSRALERLLILHEDHEQNASTSTVRLVGSTGANQFSSISAGINALYGPLHGGANEAVLDMLARIRDSGESVQRFVERVKNKEDGVKLMGFGHRVYKNYDPRAKLVKESADEVLRELGVTDPLLALANELEDIALNDEYFKERRLYPNVDFYTGVIYKAMGFPTRMFTPLFAIGRLPGWLAHWREMQQDPQTKIGRPQQLYVGATERDYPLHG
- a CDS encoding SHOCT domain-containing protein translates to MTMLWGEFIPTDEIPFDDTGVGPFYDNGMAAAQNGFGALLGLVVVVAIAGVIFSAVVGMRKYRVLKDAGVDPLTVDAAIAAKVLRSDVLAPATPTVTPTPEKTLEERLAELDDLHARGVISDDEHRDARSAALRG
- the dapD gene encoding 2,3,4,5-tetrahydropyridine-2,6-dicarboxylate N-succinyltransferase; the encoded protein is MSDLRHVWGIGLATRSSNGTVLDTWFPAPALGAAPAAPDTAVLDAAAGADERRDVTLEVVVVDIDLDAAPASTSDAYLRLHALSHRLVAPNELDLTGIFGHLPNVAWTNAGPVHPDDLERLRPSLQRAGIQVQGVDKFPRLTDYVTPAGVRIADASRVRLGAHLAPGTTVMHEGFVNFNAGTLGASMVEGRISQGVVVGDGSDIGGGASIMGTLSGGGTHRVSIGARTLLGANAGIGISLGDDCIVEAGLYVTAGTKIVLSAEAPLHDGSRPVVKGAQLSGQNGILFRRNSLSGAVEAVRRDGVGVTLNAELHA
- the dapE gene encoding succinyl-diaminopimelate desuccinylase, translating into MPTTLDLRASSVDLTRALCDVPSVSGDETPLADAIFAALEGLDHLDVYRDGDTIVARTALGRAQRVAIAGHIDTVPINGNVPTRDIEIDGQPYLWGRGTVDMKAGVAVQLKLAAELTDPRVDLTWMWYDHEEVAAELNGLTRLAASRPDLFAADFAILGEPSNGQVEGGCNGNLRAIVRTSGVRAHSARAWIGENAIHKAAPILARLAEYRPREVSVEGLVYREGLNAVRIGGGIAGNVIPDACEVEVNYRFAPNKDGAAAEAHVRDVLAGFEVEIVDLAEGARPGLDAPLAQEFVAAVGAVPQPKYGWTDVARFSAMGVPAVNYGPGDPHLAHHDEERVPLAQIEDVERGLRAWLTGA
- a CDS encoding DUF3117 domain-containing protein, producing MAAMKPRTGDGPMEAVKEGRLIIVRVPLEGGGRLVVSVNDDEAKELHSVLAGVVGAA
- a CDS encoding O-methyltransferase — its product is MAEYDATRRYADEAIVEPDTIARARAHALEIGADPLSAAVGAQCAVIAAASRALNIVEIGTGGGVSGLWLLRGSPRATLTTIDKEPEHLAVARSAFADAKIPAARARFITGRAADVLPRMNEASYDIVLVDADPEGVIEYVEHGLRLVRSGGTVLVPRVLAGGAVADPVRRGPLETAYRSLIQETQSSPAVLGALSIVGEGLLQLTTVAPDA
- a CDS encoding twin-arginine translocase TatA/TatE family subunit → MSNGLDLEKILLIALIAAVLLGPERLPGYAASLGRFARRLREWLDGARTRVKEEMGPDFDEIEWRKLDPRQYDPRRIIREALIEEPSVRPVTAATATEAATATEAATAVVAEATDAGPRSRSAATPYDTEAT